Proteins from one Bacteroides zhangwenhongii genomic window:
- a CDS encoding alginate lyase family protein encodes MRRIFAMWAVCLCWGILNAAPLGPFNATLLEQLKNDYQKGDKDVVRYIEFQEKVAEKYIKMTPLSVTAKKKLPPSKDPRDYMTLSPYWWPDSTKTDGLPYIRKDGERNPEVYEYPERENANRFGDAAYCLGVLYYITGKEVYAKACAVHLKIWFTDPKLGMNPNMTYAQSVPGMKNMRGSGFIDSRRFSRALGVARLIEGSKSWTLSDKKKLDDWATAFCYWMENSTQGQRESHAANNHGLWYEAIHLMVLAYLDRTDRIREVAEQSILPKMGTQIADDGSLPQELKRTLSLHYSTFALEALMEANQITSQIGINLWSTPAPNGKVASQAVDYLYPYYLNPESWKFKQIKPFDQSRAAILLYEAGTALGNQKYIDTAKRIGLKYSTSDVETIPYLILKKK; translated from the coding sequence ATGAGACGAATCTTTGCCATGTGGGCTGTATGCCTCTGTTGGGGAATACTGAATGCTGCTCCGTTGGGGCCGTTTAATGCGACATTACTTGAACAGCTAAAGAATGACTATCAGAAAGGCGACAAGGATGTTGTCCGGTACATCGAATTTCAGGAAAAGGTAGCGGAGAAATATATAAAGATGACTCCTTTATCGGTGACCGCCAAAAAGAAATTGCCTCCTAGCAAAGATCCACGGGATTATATGACCTTATCTCCCTATTGGTGGCCTGACTCTACAAAAACGGATGGACTTCCCTATATCCGAAAAGATGGGGAACGTAATCCCGAAGTTTATGAATATCCTGAACGTGAGAATGCCAATCGCTTCGGTGATGCCGCTTACTGTCTGGGAGTGCTCTATTATATAACAGGAAAAGAAGTCTACGCCAAAGCATGTGCTGTTCATTTAAAGATATGGTTCACAGACCCGAAACTGGGTATGAATCCCAATATGACTTATGCACAATCCGTGCCGGGTATGAAAAATATGCGGGGTTCAGGCTTTATCGACTCTCGTCGTTTTAGCCGTGCATTGGGTGTTGCCCGATTGATAGAGGGCTCTAAAAGTTGGACACTCTCAGATAAGAAAAAGCTTGATGACTGGGCCACCGCTTTTTGTTATTGGATGGAGAACAGTACGCAAGGGCAAAGAGAATCTCATGCAGCCAATAATCATGGCTTGTGGTACGAAGCTATTCATCTGATGGTATTGGCCTACTTAGACCGTACCGACCGTATTCGTGAGGTGGCTGAACAAAGTATTCTTCCCAAGATGGGTACACAGATTGCTGATGATGGCTCATTACCCCAAGAGTTGAAACGTACTCTCTCTTTACATTATTCAACTTTCGCTTTGGAAGCTTTGATGGAAGCTAATCAAATCACCAGTCAAATTGGTATTAATTTATGGAGTACGCCTGCTCCCAATGGAAAAGTGGCTTCACAGGCAGTGGATTATCTATATCCCTACTATCTGAATCCTGAAAGTTGGAAATTCAAACAAATTAAACCTTTCGACCAGTCTCGTGCAGCTATTCTTCTTTATGAAGCAGGAACAGCATTGGGCAATCAAAAGTATATTGATACGGCAAAGCGTATTGGCTTGAAATACAGTACATCTGATGTGGAAACGATACCGTATCTGATTTTGAAGAAGAAATAG
- a CDS encoding MFS transporter, giving the protein MKVKGLRWMVIGLIMLITIINYLDRGTLNYMWVANIDYRLVSQTDALADKGNHAVLAGEQYILTAANGNRDSVSVANVQMKEKNGVTFVTNREGIAIDLGLIDRNDPDASQQAKDILGLITIFFMIAYGISQLVSGKLYDKIGCRKGFFWSVLIWGTADALASLSRGIFSLTFFRMMLGLGEAGPWPGTTKSNAEWFPQKERAFAQGLFGAAASIGSILAPIIILMLFIAFGWKLTFVVVGGLGLIWLVPWLIINKEGPKKHPWITEEERTYILSGQPEKELKTEEKGKSWGELLRVRKNWSVILGRFFLDPIWWMFVTFLPLYLADVFHLNIKEVAFSAWVPYVGAALGSIAGGWYSGWLINRGHTVNYARKAAMLLGGFIIIPSILAAIMSTTAPVAIIFMALVLGGFQFFMTNLQTIPSDLHSGKSVGSLAGLGGASAVLGTILAILFASYITNWILLFSLLGALVPLSLCSIFLTVGEIKQIEK; this is encoded by the coding sequence ATGAAAGTGAAAGGACTCCGATGGATGGTTATCGGATTAATCATGTTGATAACCATTATCAATTACCTGGATAGAGGCACGCTCAACTATATGTGGGTGGCTAATATTGATTATCGCTTGGTTTCTCAAACGGATGCATTGGCAGATAAAGGCAATCATGCTGTTTTGGCAGGAGAGCAATATATCTTGACGGCTGCAAACGGAAATCGTGACTCGGTCAGTGTAGCCAACGTACAGATGAAGGAGAAAAATGGAGTTACGTTTGTGACCAATCGCGAAGGTATCGCTATCGATCTCGGCTTAATAGATCGTAATGATCCCGACGCTTCACAACAAGCGAAAGATATTCTCGGTCTGATTACTATTTTCTTTATGATAGCATACGGTATCAGCCAGCTTGTTTCCGGGAAACTGTACGATAAGATTGGATGCCGGAAAGGTTTTTTCTGGAGTGTGTTGATATGGGGTACGGCAGATGCCTTGGCTTCTCTTTCCAGGGGGATCTTCTCGCTGACTTTTTTCCGGATGATGCTCGGATTGGGTGAAGCAGGTCCGTGGCCTGGTACGACAAAAAGTAATGCTGAGTGGTTCCCACAGAAAGAACGTGCTTTTGCACAGGGATTGTTTGGAGCGGCAGCTTCCATAGGTTCTATTCTGGCACCGATTATTATCCTGATGCTGTTCATTGCCTTTGGATGGAAGCTGACATTTGTTGTAGTCGGTGGATTAGGGCTGATTTGGTTGGTCCCTTGGCTGATTATCAATAAAGAAGGACCGAAGAAGCATCCTTGGATTACGGAGGAAGAACGGACTTATATCTTGAGTGGTCAGCCTGAAAAGGAGTTGAAAACCGAAGAAAAAGGAAAGAGTTGGGGAGAACTGCTTCGGGTGAGAAAGAACTGGTCTGTTATTCTGGGACGATTCTTCCTTGACCCAATTTGGTGGATGTTTGTGACGTTCTTACCGCTTTATCTGGCAGATGTATTTCATCTGAATATTAAAGAAGTGGCATTTTCTGCTTGGGTACCTTATGTGGGTGCGGCATTGGGAAGTATTGCCGGTGGTTGGTATTCCGGTTGGTTGATAAACCGGGGACATACAGTGAATTATGCCCGTAAAGCGGCTATGTTGCTTGGCGGGTTTATCATAATTCCGTCTATTTTGGCGGCAATCATGTCTACTACGGCTCCTGTTGCTATCATCTTTATGGCTTTGGTATTAGGAGGTTTTCAGTTCTTCATGACGAATTTACAGACTATACCGAGCGATTTACATAGTGGTAAGTCTGTGGGCTCTTTGGCGGGACTAGGGGGTGCTTCGGCAGTATTAGGAACTATTCTGGCAATACTTTTTGCCAGTTATATTACGAATTGGATATTATTATTCAGCTTGTTGGGAGCTTTGGTGCCGCTGTCGTTGTGCTCCATTTTCCTAACAGTAGGAGAGATTAAACAAATAGAAAAATAA
- a CDS encoding SDR family NAD(P)-dependent oxidoreductase, which translates to MKLEGKVAIVTGGARDLGRAISVKLAAEGAKVCLNYFDNEADAQETLALIKNVGGEAIAVQGDMTKAAAVKNLFAECNKAFGDKVDVLVNVVGGIVGRKKITEQDEAWYDFLMDVNMRSVFLCTREVVPMMSAGGSIINFSSLAARDGGGNGASMYATAKGAVMTFTRSMAKELGPQGIRCNAVCPGTIATSFHDRFNTPENRERMKASYALRREGTAEEVADLICFLACSESSYLTGTNIDINGGCFFS; encoded by the coding sequence ATGAAATTAGAAGGTAAAGTCGCTATCGTGACAGGTGGTGCACGCGATCTTGGTCGCGCAATATCAGTGAAATTGGCAGCAGAAGGTGCTAAAGTTTGTTTGAATTATTTCGACAATGAAGCCGATGCACAGGAAACACTGGCGTTGATTAAGAATGTTGGTGGTGAAGCTATCGCAGTTCAGGGTGATATGACAAAAGCTGCAGCGGTAAAGAATCTTTTCGCAGAGTGTAATAAGGCTTTTGGTGACAAGGTAGATGTATTGGTAAATGTCGTAGGTGGAATTGTAGGCCGTAAAAAGATTACTGAGCAAGATGAAGCTTGGTATGATTTCCTGATGGATGTCAATATGCGTTCCGTATTCCTCTGTACTCGTGAAGTAGTTCCAATGATGTCGGCAGGTGGTTCCATCATTAACTTTTCTTCATTGGCTGCACGCGATGGTGGAGGTAACGGAGCTTCCATGTATGCAACAGCGAAGGGGGCGGTGATGACATTTACTCGTTCTATGGCAAAGGAACTTGGTCCACAAGGTATCCGTTGTAATGCGGTTTGCCCGGGTACGATTGCTACTTCTTTCCACGATCGTTTCAATACACCGGAGAATCGCGAACGTATGAAAGCTTCTTACGCATTGCGTCGTGAAGGAACTGCTGAAGAAGTTGCAGACTTGATTTGCTTCCTTGCTTGTTCTGAGTCTTCTTACCTGACAGGTACGAACATTGATATTAACGGTGGTTGTTTCTTCTCTTAA
- a CDS encoding cupin domain-containing protein, giving the protein MKTCSETFQFEKDLKWENPAPGVNRQIMAYDGQLMMVKVKFDQGAIGSMHEHYHSQATYVVSGKFELTIGDKKEILSAGDGYYVAPDELHGCVCLEAGILIDTFSPVRADFLNL; this is encoded by the coding sequence ATGAAAACATGTAGTGAAACTTTTCAGTTTGAGAAAGATTTGAAGTGGGAAAATCCTGCTCCGGGTGTTAATCGTCAGATAATGGCCTATGACGGGCAACTGATGATGGTCAAAGTAAAATTTGATCAAGGTGCGATAGGAAGTATGCACGAGCATTATCACAGTCAGGCGACTTACGTAGTAAGCGGTAAGTTTGAACTAACTATCGGTGACAAGAAAGAAATTCTTTCTGCAGGAGATGGTTATTATGTAGCTCCTGATGAGTTACATGGATGTGTTTGCCTCGAAGCTGGTATTTTGATTGATACATTCAGTCCTGTGCGTGCAGACTTTTTAAATCTCTGA
- a CDS encoding heparinase II/III domain-containing protein: protein MRKFVSCIFMVLGGCLLSFAQHPSLLFTQEEVSEIRAGKGMVPEFDKSLSEVLSAADAAVNSSISVPVPIDGGGGAVHEQHKSNYYVMFHCGVAYQLTGDKKYATYVANMLQAYAKLYPTLGFHPLQLSPVPGRLFWQTLNESVWLVHTAVAYDCIYNTLSSKQRATIEENLFVPMADFIMDGMGDNHANKKTFNKMHNHATWATAAVGMIGFAMNREDYVKKALYGSDETGKRGGFIRQMDYLFSPDGYFTEGAYYQRYAIWPFVIFAQCIDNKLPELKIFDYRDHILSKALSTLIQLSYEGEFFHINDALLKGLSAQELVYAVDILYNMNPSDKSLLSVADKYQHTYLPIIGGFKVARDIARGEAAPIVYRSSLFRDGRKGDEGGIGVIRSTASGLNSALTLKATSHGLSHGHFDKLTMAYYDNGNEILTDYGASRFLNIEAKYKGHYTRENQSFAKQTIAHNTLVVDETSNFGGDIKVSSRYHSDIIYHDFNGGHFQVVVAKDANAYSGVEMKRTLAYVTTPFLQFPLILDVLQANADREHQYDYPLWYNGHFVSLNFPYTKAGNELRTLGTKNGYQHLWLEAWGQNESKNTSCFTFVNKNRFYTVSTATTPQTEIKMLRLGANDPDFNLRNETAFLIREKARKNHTFATSIETHGDYDVVMETSNNLVSSCEEVKVLMDTASYTVVKAIYKGGHFVLLCLSNTDNSKEKKHNLTIDGLDYTWNGCCGVFIR, encoded by the coding sequence ATGAGAAAATTTGTTAGTTGTATATTTATGGTTTTAGGAGGGTGTCTTCTTTCATTTGCCCAACATCCGTCTCTTCTTTTCACGCAGGAGGAAGTGAGCGAGATTAGGGCAGGAAAGGGGATGGTGCCCGAGTTCGACAAATCGCTCTCGGAGGTATTGAGTGCGGCTGATGCAGCAGTAAACTCTTCTATATCCGTTCCGGTTCCTATAGATGGTGGCGGTGGTGCGGTACACGAACAGCATAAGTCCAATTATTATGTTATGTTTCATTGTGGAGTTGCCTATCAACTGACCGGTGATAAGAAATATGCTACCTATGTGGCCAATATGCTGCAAGCCTATGCGAAGTTATATCCCACTTTGGGCTTTCATCCTTTACAGCTTTCTCCTGTTCCGGGACGTTTGTTTTGGCAGACTTTGAATGAAAGCGTATGGTTAGTACATACAGCAGTGGCTTACGATTGTATTTATAATACACTTTCATCCAAACAGCGTGCCACTATCGAGGAGAATTTATTTGTTCCGATGGCAGACTTCATTATGGATGGAATGGGAGATAACCATGCCAATAAAAAGACCTTTAATAAGATGCATAACCATGCGACATGGGCTACGGCTGCTGTCGGTATGATCGGCTTTGCCATGAATCGCGAAGATTATGTAAAGAAGGCACTTTATGGCTCTGATGAAACAGGTAAGCGTGGTGGCTTTATCCGCCAAATGGATTATCTGTTCTCTCCCGACGGTTACTTCACAGAGGGCGCTTATTATCAACGTTATGCCATTTGGCCTTTCGTTATCTTTGCTCAATGTATTGATAACAAATTACCGGAACTGAAAATTTTTGACTATCGGGACCATATTCTTTCAAAAGCACTTTCCACATTGATACAGCTTTCCTATGAGGGAGAATTTTTCCATATCAATGATGCACTACTGAAAGGACTTTCCGCACAGGAACTGGTATATGCGGTAGATATATTGTATAATATGAATCCTTCGGATAAATCACTGTTATCCGTTGCTGATAAGTATCAGCATACTTATCTTCCTATTATCGGCGGTTTCAAGGTAGCTCGTGATATAGCCCGTGGAGAAGCAGCCCCGATTGTTTACCGTAGCAGTCTATTTCGTGACGGGCGCAAAGGAGATGAGGGTGGTATAGGTGTAATTCGTTCTACAGCTTCCGGCTTAAATAGTGCTTTGACGCTGAAGGCTACTTCACACGGTTTGAGCCATGGACATTTTGATAAACTGACAATGGCTTATTACGATAATGGAAACGAGATTCTTACTGATTACGGTGCCTCCCGTTTTCTGAATATTGAGGCCAAGTACAAAGGACATTATACGCGTGAAAACCAATCGTTTGCTAAGCAGACAATCGCACACAACACCTTGGTGGTCGATGAAACATCCAACTTTGGCGGAGATATAAAAGTATCTTCCCGTTATCATTCGGACATTATTTATCATGATTTCAACGGAGGACATTTTCAGGTAGTGGTAGCAAAAGATGCTAATGCTTATTCTGGCGTGGAGATGAAGCGTACATTGGCTTACGTGACTACTCCTTTCCTGCAATTTCCCTTAATTTTAGATGTACTGCAAGCAAATGCGGACAGAGAACATCAATACGACTATCCTTTATGGTATAACGGGCACTTCGTCTCTCTGAACTTCCCTTATACTAAAGCCGGTAATGAATTAAGAACTCTTGGAACGAAGAACGGTTATCAACATCTTTGGCTGGAAGCCTGGGGACAGAATGAGAGTAAGAATACATCTTGTTTTACCTTTGTTAATAAGAACCGTTTTTATACTGTCAGTACAGCGACAACTCCGCAGACCGAAATAAAAATGCTCCGTTTGGGAGCCAATGATCCAGACTTTAATCTGAGGAATGAAACAGCTTTTCTGATAAGGGAAAAAGCACGTAAGAACCACACATTCGCTACTTCTATCGAAACGCATGGAGATTATGATGTGGTGATGGAAACTTCCAACAATCTGGTTTCTTCTTGCGAAGAAGTGAAAGTACTGATGGATACGGCTTCCTATACAGTTGTAAAAGCCATATATAAAGGTGGGCATTTTGTACTGCTTTGTCTTAGCAATACGGATAATAGTAAAGAGAAAAAACATAATCTGACCATCGATGGACTTGATTATACATGGAATGGTTGTTGCGGAGTATTTATAAGATAA